In Stigmatopora nigra isolate UIUO_SnigA chromosome 2, RoL_Snig_1.1, whole genome shotgun sequence, a single window of DNA contains:
- the rasef2 gene encoding ras and EF-hand domain-containing protein, with protein sequence MEPKHLQNLFYACDINQSGKIEFEDFAVVCRELNVPDSEVQTLFGKFGVDDDGCIDFGRFSGRFHEFLQPLGTDTSTAGTGMAFAARFDNDGVLSESLREQLADLHQILQTRANTGLLQQYEEVVRSLVSQSLDYRLECFQLEASLRRLEDMNSSQLSELEDDMQTQLAAAEERARTEERKKMEERMCNMQLKHENRIADMQVTVDRLLLSQEESRVAHSKEAELKVNKQIIELSQENAQLRSSLLEAQTNIGALNSELDKVKNHLADERAQHERETNQLKRMVIEYETYGSQIQILQDRNQQLYDSNETLRATLASEPKRKIPLNDVVPPRRMRPIRQSKQDSIGSNNSSICEVSTWANKYLDSGVSEHLDTSDQELDLETDDGRDSVETVHRSYSEAELLDVESVAGLSLCHSFASSSASVFRKQLSAFNEKNAGVDEWDTGDVALPIYSLALAGDSGSGKSSFLLRLVSNQFRNDIQTTLGVDFHMKKMLVDGQKTNLQIWDTAGQERFRSISRSYIRKAQGILLLYDVTSVHSFLNIRAWLEQIRDSAEENIPVCIIGNKVDLREHTDAKRCVSMTDGEKLATGSGALFCETSAKEGTNVVEAVLHLAREVKKNVKLVKPKIASLELAADNVKKTFGTCCRL encoded by the exons ATGGAACCTAAACACCTCCAAAATCTCTTTTACGCATGTGACATTAACCAGTCCGGGAAAATTGAATTCGAGGACTTTGCGGTGGTGTGCCGGGAGCTCAACGTGCCTGACTCTGAGGTCCAAACATTGTTCGGCAAGTTCGGCGTGGACGACGACGGCTGCATCGACTTCGGAAGATTCTCGGGCAGGTTTCACGAGTTTTTGCAGCCTTTGGGGACGGACACCTCCACGGCCGGGACGGGAATGGCGTTTGCGGCTCGGTTCGATAACGACGGAGTGCTGTCCGAAAG TCTGAGGGAACAGCTTGCCGACCTTCACCAGATTCTTCAGACCCGTGCCAACACCGGACTGCTGCAGCAGTACGAGGAAGTCGTCCGCTCTCTGGTCAGCCAAAGCCTGGACTACAGACTGGAATGCTTCCAACTAGAGGCCAGTTTGAGGCG GTTGGAAGACATGAACAGCAGCCAATTGTCCGAGCTGGAAGACGACATGCAGACGCAACTTGCAGCCGCAGAGGAAAGAGCGAGAACTGAG GAGCGCAAGAAAATGGAAGAAAGGATGTGTAACATGCAGTTGAAACACGAAAATCGCATTGCAGACATGCAGGTCACTGTGGACCGACTATTACtg AGCCAGGAGGAGTCTCGGGTGGCACATTCCAAGGAGGCGGAGCTTAAAGTCAACAAACAAATCATAGAACTCTCACAG GAAAACGCGCAGCTGCGCTCGTCCCTGCTGGAGGCGCAAACCAATATCGGCGCCCTCAACTCGGAGTTGGACAAGGTCAAGAACCACCTGGCCGATGAACGGGCACAGCACGAACG ggaAACCAACCAGTTGAAGAGGATGGTGATCGAATATGAGACTTATGGCAGTCAGATTCAAATTTTGCA GGACAGAAACCAGCAACTGTATGACAGCAACGAGACGTTGCGCGCCACTTTGGCGTCTGAACCTAAACGCAAG ATTCCTTTGAACGATGTTGTTCCACCTCGAAGGATGAGGCCCATACGGCAGAGCAAACAAGACAG CATTGGGTCAAACAACTCAAGCATTTGTGAGGTTTCCACGTGGGCCAACAAGTACCTGGACAGCGGTGTCTCTGAGCACTTGGACACCAGCGACCAGGAACTGGATCTGGAAACGGATGATGGCCGAGACTCCGTGGAGACGGTCCACCGCAGCTACTCCGAAGCTGAG TTGTTGGATGTCGAATCGGTGGCAGGGCTGTCCCTTTGTCACAGTTTTGCAAGCTCCAGCGCGTCTGTCTTTCGAAAGCAGTTGTCTGCTTTTAATGAG AAGAATGCGGGCGTGGATGAATGGGACACGGGAGACGTCGCCTTGCCAATCTACAGTCTTGCCCTGGCCGGAGACTCCGGGTCGGGCAAGTCCAGCTTCCTGCTGCGACTGGTTTCCAACCAGTTCAGAAATGACATACAGACCACACTGG GTGTGGATTTCCATATGAAGAAAATGCTGGTGGACGGACAAAAGACAAACCTACAGATTTGGGACACTGCCGGACAAGAAAG ATTCCGGAGTATTTCCAGGTCTTATATACGAAAAGCACAAGGAATCCTGCTCTTATACGACGTAACATCGGTACATAGTTTCCTCAACATCAGAGCCTGGCTGGAGCAGATTCGG GATTCCGCAGAAGAGAATATCCCCGTTTGCATTATTGGCAACAAGGTGGACTTGAGAGAACACACGGATGCTAAACGCTGCGTTAGCATGACGGATGGAGAAAAGTTGGCTACG GGGTCTGGTGCTTTGTTCTGCGAAACTAGCGCTAAAGAAGGAACCAACGTGGTGGAAGCTGTACTTCATCTAGCCAG agaagtGAAGAAGAATGTGAAATTGGTGAAACCTAAAATTGCTTCGCTGGAACTGGCTGCTGACAACGTAAAGAAGACGTTTGGGACATGTTGTCGTCTATAG